A window of the Neofelis nebulosa isolate mNeoNeb1 chromosome 13, mNeoNeb1.pri, whole genome shotgun sequence genome harbors these coding sequences:
- the RGR gene encoding RPE-retinal G protein-coupled receptor isoform X1, with protein sequence MAESGSLPTGFGELEVLAVGMVLLVEALTGLCLNSLTILSFCKTPELRTPTHLLVLSLALADSGISLNALVAATSSLLRVSHRRWPYGSNGCQAHGFQGFMTALASICSSAAIAWGRYHHYCSRSQLAWNTAISLVTCVWLSSAFWAALPLLGWGHYDYEPLGTCCTLDYSRGDRNFTSFLFTMAFFNFFVPLFITFISYRLMEQKLRKTGHLQVNTTLPARTLLFGWGPYALLYLYATTADVSSISPKLQMVPALVAKTVPTINAINYALGGEMVHRGIWQCLSPQGSGLDRAR encoded by the exons ATGGCAGAATCTGGGTCCTTGCCCACCGGCTTCGGGGAGCTGGAGGTGCTGGCTGTGGGGATGGTGCTGCTGGTAGAAG CTCTCACCGGCCTCTGCCTCAATAGCCTCACCATCCTCTCTTTCTGCAAGACCCCGGAGCTGCGGACCCCCACCCACCTGCTGGTGCTGAGCCTGGCTCTGGCGGACAGTGGGATCAGCCTGAATGCTCTCGTGGCAGCCACATCCAGCCTCCTCCG TGTCTCCCACAGGCGCTGGCCCTATGGCTCCAACGGCTGCCAGGCTCATGGCTTCCAGGGCTTCATGACGGCGTTGGCCAGCATCTGCAGCAGCGCAGCCATCGCCTGGGGGCGCTATCACCACTACTGCTCGC GCAGCCAACTGGCCTGGAATACGGCCATCTCCTTGGTGACCTGTGTGTGGCTGTCTTCTGCCTTCTGGGCAGCACTGCCCCTCCTGGGCTGGGGCCACTATGACTATGAGCCGCTGGGGACGTGCTGCACCCTGGACTACTCCAGGGGGGACAG AAACTTCACCAGCTTCCTCTTTACCATGGCCTTTTTCAACTTCTTCGTGCCTCTCTTCATCACATTCATATCCTATCGGCTCATGGAACAGAAACTCAGGAAGACTGGCCACCTCCAG GTGAACACCACTCTGCCAGCCAGGACACTGCTGTTTGGTTGGGGCCCCTATGCCCTCCTGTACCTATATGCCACCACCGCGGATGTGAGCTCCATCTCCCCCAAGCTGCAAATG GTGCCGGCCCTTGTTGCCAAAACGGTGCCCACGATCAATGCTATCAACTATGCCCTGGGCGGTGAGATGGTCCACAGGGGGATTTGGCAGTGCCTCTCACCTCAGGGAAGTGGGCTGGACCGAGCCCGGTGA
- the RGR gene encoding RPE-retinal G protein-coupled receptor isoform X2 has protein sequence MAESGSLPTGFGELEVLAVGMVLLVEALTGLCLNSLTILSFCKTPELRTPTHLLVLSLALADSGISLNALVAATSSLLRRWPYGSNGCQAHGFQGFMTALASICSSAAIAWGRYHHYCSRSQLAWNTAISLVTCVWLSSAFWAALPLLGWGHYDYEPLGTCCTLDYSRGDRNFTSFLFTMAFFNFFVPLFITFISYRLMEQKLRKTGHLQVNTTLPARTLLFGWGPYALLYLYATTADVSSISPKLQMVPALVAKTVPTINAINYALGGEMVHRGIWQCLSPQGSGLDRAR, from the exons ATGGCAGAATCTGGGTCCTTGCCCACCGGCTTCGGGGAGCTGGAGGTGCTGGCTGTGGGGATGGTGCTGCTGGTAGAAG CTCTCACCGGCCTCTGCCTCAATAGCCTCACCATCCTCTCTTTCTGCAAGACCCCGGAGCTGCGGACCCCCACCCACCTGCTGGTGCTGAGCCTGGCTCTGGCGGACAGTGGGATCAGCCTGAATGCTCTCGTGGCAGCCACATCCAGCCTCCTCCG GCGCTGGCCCTATGGCTCCAACGGCTGCCAGGCTCATGGCTTCCAGGGCTTCATGACGGCGTTGGCCAGCATCTGCAGCAGCGCAGCCATCGCCTGGGGGCGCTATCACCACTACTGCTCGC GCAGCCAACTGGCCTGGAATACGGCCATCTCCTTGGTGACCTGTGTGTGGCTGTCTTCTGCCTTCTGGGCAGCACTGCCCCTCCTGGGCTGGGGCCACTATGACTATGAGCCGCTGGGGACGTGCTGCACCCTGGACTACTCCAGGGGGGACAG AAACTTCACCAGCTTCCTCTTTACCATGGCCTTTTTCAACTTCTTCGTGCCTCTCTTCATCACATTCATATCCTATCGGCTCATGGAACAGAAACTCAGGAAGACTGGCCACCTCCAG GTGAACACCACTCTGCCAGCCAGGACACTGCTGTTTGGTTGGGGCCCCTATGCCCTCCTGTACCTATATGCCACCACCGCGGATGTGAGCTCCATCTCCCCCAAGCTGCAAATG GTGCCGGCCCTTGTTGCCAAAACGGTGCCCACGATCAATGCTATCAACTATGCCCTGGGCGGTGAGATGGTCCACAGGGGGATTTGGCAGTGCCTCTCACCTCAGGGAAGTGGGCTGGACCGAGCCCGGTGA